The Triticum dicoccoides isolate Atlit2015 ecotype Zavitan chromosome 6A, WEW_v2.0, whole genome shotgun sequence genome has a window encoding:
- the LOC119317069 gene encoding outer envelope pore protein 37, chloroplastic-like, which produces MAAATATTSSSSSTPKNPNPFNLPPWLRCPLTFLCPPPPPPPPPPPPSPPPPPPPEPTVVAPAQRYRRPGLRVTTEYDSEEALFAHKVSCKLAGGLAKLRLSFQSDQQGHGEDPRQLFGAPVLSFVTKHFSAMYDVEGRNALLRGNASLPGGAVQLRASHDVKEQEGEVSVITRLGDPSYRLEISSLVPYSGLPRATLHFPIGQVSVEERTNEEDQKMLSVYGIAKTDFLDGILTAQYNENDLNLRYCYKDNELTLVPSVSLPSNAVSLDFKRRFGSSDKLSYHFNFDTDEWNAVYKHTIGKNYKLKAGYDSEVRVGWASIWAGQEEGKAKTAPMKMKVQLMLQVPQDNIRNPSLLFRVKKRWDL; this is translated from the exons atggccgccgccaccgccaccacttcCTCATCCTCGTCCACCCCCAAGAACCCTAACCCTTTCAATCTGCCTCCATGGCTCCGCTGCCCCCTCACCTTCCTctgcccgccccctccccctcccccgccgccccctcccccgtcGCCCCCACCACCCCCGCCCCCGGAGCCGACGGTGGTGGCTCCAGCGCAGCGGTACAGGAGGCCGGGGCTGCGGGTGACCACGGAGTACGACAGCGAGGAGGCCTTGTTTGCGCACAAGGTGTCGTGCAAGCTCGCGGGGGGTCTCGCCAAGCTGCGGCTGTCGTTCCAGAGCGACCAGCAGGGCCACGGAGAGGACCCGCGGCAGCTCTTCGGGGCGCCGGTGCTGTCGTTCGTCACCAAGCACTTCTCCGCGATGTATGACGTTGAGGGCCGCAACGCGCTGCTCCGTGGTAACGCTTCGCTCCCCGGTGGCGCCGTCCAGCTTCGCGCCTCGCACGATGTCAAG GAGCAAGAAGGAGAAGTTTCAGTAATAACTAGGTTGGGTGATCCGTCTTATAGACTTGAGATATCATCTTTGGTGCCTTACAGTGGTTTG CCAAGAGCAACACTCCACTTTCCAATTGGTCAAGTTTCAGTGGAAGAGAGGACAAATGAAGAAGACCAAAAAATGTTGTCAGTGTATGGGATTGCGAAAACTGATTTTTTAGACGGCATTCTTACTGCTCaatacaatgaaaatgatttgaatctAAGATATTGTTATAAG GACAATGAATTAACTTTAGTTCCCAGCGTCTCCTTGCCTTCCAATGCAGTATCCCTAGACTTCAAAAGGCGTTTTGGTTCTTCTGATAAGTTAAG ctatcattttaactttgacactgATGAATGGAATGCTGTTTATAAGCATACAATTGGTAAAAATTATAAACTGAAAGCTGGTTATGATTCAGAGGTGCGAGTTGGATGGGCTTCCATCTGG GCTGGGCAAGAAGAGGGTAAAGCAAAGACTGCACCTATGAAGATGAAGGTTCAGCTTATGCTTCAGGTTCCCCAGGATAATATTCGCAATCCTTCTTTACTATTTCGAGTGAAGAAAAGGTGGGATCTGTAG